Part of the Streptomyces sp. f51 genome is shown below.
CAGCGCCGTCTGCCGCTCGCGGGAGAAGCGCCGGGCGTTGTCGATGCAGACGGCGGCTCTGGCCGTGACCTCCTCGGCGAGCAGCACGTCGTCGGCCGTGAAGGGGTCGGGCCGCCGGAACCGGCTGAGGACGACGACCCCGAGGGTCCGGCCGCGCGCCCGGACGGGCACCGACATGGTGGCGTGGACGCCGTACTCCCGTACGTGCTGCCCGCGCGGCCCGTCCCAGCTCAGCCACTTCGCCAGGGTGCCGTTCGCGTTCGGCGCGACGAGGGGACGGCCGACGACCAGCGAGTCGGCCTGCGGCGAGGACGCGGGATACACGTCGACGTCACCGGGTTCGAGGACCGCTTCCGGGTTCCCGGCGCTCACCGAGCGGTGGGCGGCGCGGCGCAGCGTGACCGGGGCGGCCGGCGGCCCGACGCTGTACTCGGCGCCGTTCTCCGGCGGGTCCAGCAGATCGACGCTGACGAAGTCGGCGAGCGCGGGGACGCAGACGTCGGCCAGTTCCTGGGCCGTCCGCGTGACGTCGAGGGTGGTGCCGATGCGCACGCTGGCCTCGTTGACCAGTTGGAGCCGCTCGCGGGCCCGGTTCTGCTCGGTGGTGTCGTGCGCGGCCACACACACGCCGATGACGCGTCCGTGGGTGTCGGTGAGCGGGGCGATCCGCGCGAGCCAGTGGTGCGCCCGCTCCTCGCCGCCGGCGCGCGCGTACGTCTCCACGTCACGGCTCCGGCCGGAGGCGAGCACCTCGGCCATCTCGCGCTCCAGCCGCTCCCCGGACTCCCCGGAGCCGATCTCCGAGACCTTCAGCCCCCGGATGCGCTCCTCGGGGATGCCGATCACCTCGGACATCGCGTCGTTGAGGCCGTACAGCCGCAGCCGCTCGTCGTAGACGGCCATGGCGCACGGCGCCTGGGCGAGGAAGGCACGGGCCAGCGGGTCGTCCGGGGTGCGCGGCTCCAGGCCCTCGACCGGGGTGAGCACGAGCCAGCCGCCGGTGTCCTTGCGGGGATGGGCGAGCAGCCACACGGACAGCACCCGGCCGTCGCGGTGGCGCAGGGCGAGCACGCCGTCGCGGCGGTCGCCCCCGGTGCCCGGGAGCGGAGTCGTGGTCCCGGGGGCGAGGAGGTCCGCCGCCGGGCGGCCCTCGACCTCCTCGGGCGAATAGCCAAGGAGCCGCCGGGCGCCCTCGTTCCAGTGGATCAGGGTGCCGTTCCCGTCGATGACCGCCCGTGCGGTGGTGGCCTCGTCGAGAGGGTGGACCGGGCTCATCGTCGCCACTTTCCCTTGTACGCACACTCGCGGTGATCAAGCGCGCCGTCCGGGTTCCAGACTAGTGGCTGCGCGTCGTGCGCACCGTCGAACGGCGAGGGCCCGGACAGCCATTCGTACGGACCGAACCGGCCGGATCCGTACCGGCCGGTTCCGCGCGCCCGGCGGTGTGCCTTCCCGGGGCCGCCGACCGAGGGCGGGAGGAACGGGGTCGGCGGCCGGTTTCGCGTGGGAGAGCCGCCGTCCCGCGCGGGGCCCTGGGGAAGGGCCGGGTCCCCAGTGGACTACGGAGTCGTGTGCGCGGGGAGCGTGCGCGAGAACCCGGAGTGCGTGAACGGTTCACACGGGGCGCGTGGAATTGCGAAAGCCGCGGCGCCCCCGCCGAGTGGGCGTTCCTTTTTGACATTCTTTCAATAAGCCTGATCTCGCCCATGCGCCTTGTTGCTGGCGAGTGTGTTGTGCGAGGGTGAGCCTCCCGCGCTTGGTCAAGGGCCGGGTCTGAATCGCTGTTCGCCATTCCCGGCTGTCGACGAGCTCAAGAGGCTCCCTGAGCGACGGTCGCCGCACGGCCTTCGTCCCCGGCCGTTTTCCCGGCGCTCCGTCAAAAGGTCCACACCAATCGGGACTCCTTTTCGACGGGCAAGCACGTCCTGTGTGCCACCTTGCACCTCGGAAGGAACCCGCTCCCGTGCGCACCCCCCACCCGCCGCTGCCCGACCGTCCGCCGGGCGGATATTTCGGCGAATCCGACGAGGAGCTGGCCGCTCTGCTGAGAGGCGGGGCGGAGGCCGACACCACGCGTCCCGTCGCCCTGCTGACGGCCCGGCACTGGCGGCCGGCGTACGACTACGCGGTGATCTGCCTCGCCACCTCCTCGCAGGTCGCCTCCATGGTCGCCGAGGCCTCCTTCCATCACGTCCTCGACGGCCTCGGGGAGGGCGAACACGCGCTCGCACTGCGGCCCGAACTCCTCGTGACCGTTCGGGACACGGTCCGCACCTGGGCGGCCGACGACCGGATATGCGAAGCCCTCCCCGCCCTGAGGAAACCCGCGGGAGGCCGCGGTATGCGCGCGGCGAAGTCCATGACGGCCGAAAACCGCAAGCTGGCCGAATACGCTTTCCTCGGCCTTCCGGGCGCCGCCCGATGCCTGTTGTGGCACACCGAGGTCGAGGCCGAGTCGCTGTCCGTGCCCGCGGGGCTTTTGGGTCTGGACGCCGAGAGCGCCGCCGCGGCCTGGGAACAGGCCCGTGAGCAATTCCGCCAGGCGTGCCTGCGTGCCCATATGGAACTCGCGCCGACCAGGGAATGCCGGTTCCACAACCGGCTCCTCGACGTTCCGATCCGGCGCGGCGGAGCGTTGCTGCCCGAGGTGCGGCAGCATCTGTCGGTGTGCTCCTACTGCCGTCACGCGGCGGCTCAACTCGCCTACTTCGAGGGCGAGTTGGGTCTTCTGATCGCGGAGTCCGTGCTGGGCTGGGGCGCTCGCCGCTACTTCGACTCCCGCCGGGCCCGCGGGCGGCAGGCGCTGCGGGCCCGCAGCGTCTCCGCCTTCGCCGGCCGACGTCGGCGGGGCGGTGAGCGTCCGAGGAGGAGCGGGCGTCTCCTGGGCGGCGGACGCGCGGCGGACCGCGATCTCCCCGGCCCGGACGGCCCTTCCGCGGACGAACCGCGCCGGGACACGGGCGGGACCCCGGCCGGCCGGGCACGCCCCGTCACGGGCGAGCGCCTCGCGGATTCGGGACACCTCGCTGACGCGGGACACCTCGCGGGCTCCGGACACTCCCGAGCCGAGGACCGCTTCGAGGGCGCGGAGCGCTTCGGAGACGCGGGACACCCTCAAGAGCCAGGGCTTCCCGGAGGTCCCGGGCACCCTGGAGACCTCGGGCACACCGGAGGCGAGGCACGCTTCGGAGGGGACGAGCGGCTCGGAGGCGCCGGGCACCCTGGAGACCCCGGGTTTTCCGGGAGCGAGGGGCACCCCCGAAGCGAGGGGCGGTCCGACGGCGACGGGCGGTCCGACGGCGGTGCCGGACCGGTGGACCGCGGACGCGCCGGTACGGGCGGACGCCGGCGTCCGCAGGCCCTGTTCGCGTCGACGGGACGCCGGGCCGCCAAGCCGGCGGAGGGGTCGCAGCAGGTGCTGGTCACCGGGGCCGGTCTGTCGGCGGCCCTGCTGGCGACCGTCCTCGCGGTCAGCCTGTGGCCGAACGAGGACGGCGGCGACCCCGCCGCGGCCATCGGCGCGAGCAGCAGCCGGACCCTGTCACCCACCCAGGACGCCCAGGTCCCGCCCGTGAACTCCACGCGGCCTCCCGCGGCCGGAGTCCCGACCCGGCTGCGCAACGCGGACGCCGGCCTGTGCCTGGACGTCCGCGACTCCCGGGCCGTGGAAGGCGCCGAGGCCACGCTGGACGCGTGCTCGTCCGCGCGCACCCAGGAATGGGCCTACGAGCGGGACGGCCTGCTGCGCAGCGTCGCCGCTCCCGCGCTCTGCCTCGACGCGCGGGCCGACGACGGTGTCCTCCTCCTCAGCCGCTGCGCCCAGGACGACGCGAAGCAGCGGGAGAACCTGCGCTACGACTTCACCGACGAGGGCGAGCTGCTGTCCCGGGGGCGCGACGGACTGGCCGTCGCGCCCGCGTCCGAGGACTCGGGCGCCGACATCGTGGTCAAGGTCCGCGACTACTCCGAGATCCAGCGCTGGCGCACCGAGGGCAGCTAGGCACACGGCGCCGGGGCACCGCGGATGGCCGGGCGCGACACCGCCCGTACCGCGGCGGCCCCCGCCCCGGCGCGCACGGCCGGGGCGGTTCCGTCCGCCGCTACGACACGACGTCCAGGGGCGGCTTTCCGGCGATGAAGTCCGCCGCGTTCCGGACCGCGGCCAGCGCGATCCGTACGAGCGTCTCGCGGGTGACACCGGCGACGTGCGGGGAGAGCACGACGTTCGGCGCCTTGAGCAACCGCAGGGCCGGGGTGGGCGGTTCGGGGTCGAAGACGTCGAGGCCGGCCCCTGCGAGCGCGCCCGCGTGGAGCGCGTCCGCCAGGGCGTCCTGGTCGATCAGGGCGCCCCGCGAGGTGTTGACG
Proteins encoded:
- a CDS encoding RICIN domain-containing protein; amino-acid sequence: MRTPHPPLPDRPPGGYFGESDEELAALLRGGAEADTTRPVALLTARHWRPAYDYAVICLATSSQVASMVAEASFHHVLDGLGEGEHALALRPELLVTVRDTVRTWAADDRICEALPALRKPAGGRGMRAAKSMTAENRKLAEYAFLGLPGAARCLLWHTEVEAESLSVPAGLLGLDAESAAAAWEQAREQFRQACLRAHMELAPTRECRFHNRLLDVPIRRGGALLPEVRQHLSVCSYCRHAAAQLAYFEGELGLLIAESVLGWGARRYFDSRRARGRQALRARSVSAFAGRRRRGGERPRRSGRLLGGGRAADRDLPGPDGPSADEPRRDTGGTPAGRARPVTGERLADSGHLADAGHLAGSGHSRAEDRFEGAERFGDAGHPQEPGLPGGPGHPGDLGHTGGEARFGGDERLGGAGHPGDPGFSGSEGHPRSEGRSDGDGRSDGGAGPVDRGRAGTGGRRRPQALFASTGRRAAKPAEGSQQVLVTGAGLSAALLATVLAVSLWPNEDGGDPAAAIGASSSRTLSPTQDAQVPPVNSTRPPAAGVPTRLRNADAGLCLDVRDSRAVEGAEATLDACSSARTQEWAYERDGLLRSVAAPALCLDARADDGVLLLSRCAQDDAKQRENLRYDFTDEGELLSRGRDGLAVAPASEDSGADIVVKVRDYSEIQRWRTEGS
- a CDS encoding SpoIIE family protein phosphatase; the encoded protein is MSPVHPLDEATTARAVIDGNGTLIHWNEGARRLLGYSPEEVEGRPAADLLAPGTTTPLPGTGGDRRDGVLALRHRDGRVLSVWLLAHPRKDTGGWLVLTPVEGLEPRTPDDPLARAFLAQAPCAMAVYDERLRLYGLNDAMSEVIGIPEERIRGLKVSEIGSGESGERLEREMAEVLASGRSRDVETYARAGGEERAHHWLARIAPLTDTHGRVIGVCVAAHDTTEQNRARERLQLVNEASVRIGTTLDVTRTAQELADVCVPALADFVSVDLLDPPENGAEYSVGPPAAPVTLRRAAHRSVSAGNPEAVLEPGDVDVYPASSPQADSLVVGRPLVAPNANGTLAKWLSWDGPRGQHVREYGVHATMSVPVRARGRTLGVVVLSRFRRPDPFTADDVLLAEEVTARAAVCIDNARRFSRERQTALALQRSLLPQSLPRTAALEAASRYLPAARAGVGGDWFDVIPLSGMRVAMVVGDVIGNGIQASATMGRLRTAVRTLADIDLAPDELLTHLDDLVVRLSAEAGAEGITGEVGATCVYAVYDPVSRRCTLASAGHPPPVVLPPDGPPRQIDVPPGPALGMGGLPFESAELDLPEGTVLALYTDGLLESRDRDVEAGLRLFCRALQESSRSLEGAAHAILQALLPSGGAPDDVALLLARTQGLAPSDVSTWAIPADPALVAPIRKQVADQLEVWGLTAATFTAELVVSELVTNAIRYGEPPIRLRLIHDTETLICEVSDSSHTAPHLRRAKTFDEGGRGLLLVAQLTQRWGSRHTPEGKTIWAELSLLGEE